The window CACCGACAGCCCCGAGCCCAGGGTCAGCAGCGCCAGGACGGCGAAGACTACGCTGGAGGCCGCGCCGAACTCCACCTTAACTCTCCTGCGCCCGGGCCGCGGGATCGGGCTCGGTGAGTCGATCCTTGTCCCACAGCAAATCGGCCTTGTTGTATTCGGCCATCTCGTAGTCCCCGGTCATCACGATCGCGTCGTAGGGGCAGGCCTCGACGCAGAACCCGCAGTACACGCAGCGCATGGCGTTGACCTCGTAGACCTTGGCAAAGCGCTCGCCGTACTGGGTCTCGCCGGGTTCGATGTAGATCGCGGCCGCCGGGCAGACCGCCGCGCACATCCCGCAGGCCACGCAGCGCTCCGAGCCGTCGTCCCAGCGCCGCAGGCGATGTCTGCCGCGGAAGCGCTCGGCCACCTCCCGGCGCTGTTCGGGGTAGCGCAGGGTCACTGGTTTACGCAGCGCGTGACGCATGGTCAGCGCCAGCCCTTTCCAGATATCCCAGAGGGTCACGCTACGCAGGAAGCGTCCCAGCGCGCCCATCAGGCCCCCCACCCCAGACGCTGCCAGGCCAGCATGTAGATTGCCGTCAGCATCAGGTTGGCCAGGCCGATGGGCACGAAACGCTTCCAGCCCAGCTCCATCAGCTGGTCGTAGCGGTAGCGCGGCAGGGTCCAGCGCACCCAGAAGTAGGTAAAGATCAGCACCGCGACCTTGGTCAGCATCACGGCCAGGCCGATCAGCATCCGCACCCAGTAGGCGTCGATGGCCGCGACCTTGGCCTGCAATCCCAGGGGCAGCTGGTAGCCGCCGAGAAACAGCACCGCGGTGATCGAGGCCGCGGCGACCATGTTGCCGTACTCGCCGATGTAGAACCCGGCGAACTTCATCGCCGAGTACTCGGTGTGGAACCCGGCCACCAGCTCCTGCTCGGCCTCGGGGAAGTCGAACGGCGCGCGGTTGGTCTCGGCGAGCATCGCGATGTAGAACACAAAGAAGCCGATCAGCCCCAGCGGCGGGTACTTCCACAGGTTCCAGTGCACCTGCTGTTCGGCGATCACCTGGCTGAGGTTGAAGCTGCCCGAGAGCATCACCACCAGCGCCACGGACAAACCGATGGCCAGCTCGTAGCTGATCATCTGCGCGCTGGAGCGCAGGCCGCCGAGCAGGCTGTACTTGCTGTTGGAGCTCCAGCCGGCGAGCACGATGCCGTAGACCGCCAAGCTCGAGACCGCCAGCAGGTAGAGCAGGCCAACGTTGAAATCGGCGATCACCGCGTTCTCGGTAAACGGAATCACGGCGATGATCGCCAGGGTGCAGCTCATGGTGATGCTCGGCGCAAGGAAGTACAGAAAACGGTCGACCATCGCCGGCGTCAGGTCCTCTTTGAAGATCAGCTTGACGCCGTCGGCGATCGGCTGGAGCAGGCCCAGCGGCCCCACGCGGTTGGGACCCACGCGCTGCTGCAGCGCCGCGGCCACGCGCCGCTCATAGAGCGTGTTGTAGGCGGTGACCGTCAGGAAGCCGGCGAAGATCAGCAGCATTTTAAATGCGAAAATCAGCCAGCTGAATTGCTCCACACCGCTTGCCGTCATTTGTCCACGTCCGCCAGGCAAATGTCGGTTGTGCCCACCAGCGCCGAGATGTCGGCGATCATGTGTCCCTTGCTGATCAGCGGCAGGCCCTGGAGGTTGCCGAAGCTCGGCAGCCGGA of the Candidatus Alcyoniella australis genome contains:
- the nuoI gene encoding NADH-quinone oxidoreductase subunit NuoI, producing MGALGRFLRSVTLWDIWKGLALTMRHALRKPVTLRYPEQRREVAERFRGRHRLRRWDDGSERCVACGMCAAVCPAAAIYIEPGETQYGERFAKVYEVNAMRCVYCGFCVEACPYDAIVMTGDYEMAEYNKADLLWDKDRLTEPDPAARAQES
- the nuoH gene encoding NADH-quinone oxidoreductase subunit NuoH gives rise to the protein MTASGVEQFSWLIFAFKMLLIFAGFLTVTAYNTLYERRVAAALQQRVGPNRVGPLGLLQPIADGVKLIFKEDLTPAMVDRFLYFLAPSITMSCTLAIIAVIPFTENAVIADFNVGLLYLLAVSSLAVYGIVLAGWSSNSKYSLLGGLRSSAQMISYELAIGLSVALVVMLSGSFNLSQVIAEQQVHWNLWKYPPLGLIGFFVFYIAMLAETNRAPFDFPEAEQELVAGFHTEYSAMKFAGFYIGEYGNMVAAASITAVLFLGGYQLPLGLQAKVAAIDAYWVRMLIGLAVMLTKVAVLIFTYFWVRWTLPRYRYDQLMELGWKRFVPIGLANLMLTAIYMLAWQRLGWGA